A genomic region of Christiangramia sp. OXR-203 contains the following coding sequences:
- a CDS encoding glutathione synthetase, protein MKICFVLNDVATEKDGTSNALMQMAHQRGHEVYAMGVGDFNFHHDKPITINSTQPPRDTKTKSTKKFLEALQGPKAIKKQIDCTILDVLFIRNNPTEEEGRQWAEQAGVAFGRMIQQLDVLVLNDAYALSHAFIDKLYFEELPQEIKPASIITRDKDQLLDFWEKQNKKMVLKPLEGSGGQDVYLIDEHEKNTNQIIDHLSSQGYVIAQEFLPDVKDGDVRVLLLNGKIMERDGEKAIIRRVAGEGEFRSNFSLGATADSSELTPEMQRIVDLTAPKLIRDGLFFVGLDIVKDKLIEINVLSPGGMEHFKDIGLSPFTDYIIEAIERKVEYKNMYKGQLSNRTLATMD, encoded by the coding sequence ATGAAAATATGTTTTGTATTAAATGATGTCGCAACAGAGAAAGATGGTACATCGAACGCGCTAATGCAGATGGCTCATCAAAGAGGTCATGAAGTTTATGCAATGGGTGTTGGCGATTTTAACTTCCATCATGATAAACCTATCACTATAAATTCTACTCAACCACCAAGGGATACCAAAACCAAGTCTACTAAGAAATTTCTGGAAGCCTTGCAGGGTCCTAAGGCTATAAAAAAGCAAATTGATTGCACGATACTGGATGTCCTTTTTATTAGAAACAATCCTACCGAAGAAGAAGGCAGACAATGGGCTGAGCAAGCTGGAGTAGCATTTGGTAGAATGATCCAGCAACTGGATGTTCTGGTTCTAAATGATGCCTATGCCCTATCGCATGCCTTTATAGATAAGTTGTATTTCGAAGAGTTACCTCAGGAAATCAAACCTGCCTCTATCATTACGAGAGATAAGGATCAACTTTTAGATTTCTGGGAGAAACAGAATAAAAAGATGGTATTGAAACCACTGGAAGGCTCAGGAGGACAGGATGTGTATCTTATAGATGAACATGAGAAAAATACCAACCAGATTATTGATCATTTAAGCTCTCAGGGATACGTAATCGCGCAGGAATTTTTACCAGATGTTAAAGATGGTGATGTGCGTGTCTTATTACTAAATGGTAAAATCATGGAAAGAGATGGCGAAAAAGCAATTATTAGAAGAGTAGCAGGCGAAGGAGAATTCCGTAGTAATTTCAGCCTTGGAGCTACTGCAGATAGTAGTGAGCTAACTCCGGAAATGCAACGTATCGTTGACCTTACAGCACCTAAATTAATTCGTGACGGATTATTTTTCGTGGGACTTGATATTGTTAAAGATAAATTGATCGAGATCAATGTACTTAGCCCGGGGGGAATGGAGCATTTTAAGGATATCGGACTTTCCCCTTTTACAGATTATATCATCGAGGCGATCGAAAGAAAAGTTGAGTATAAGAATATGTATAAAGGTCAGTTGAGCAACAGGACTCTGGCCACAATGGATTAA
- the truA gene encoding tRNA pseudouridine(38-40) synthase TruA — MFRKRFFYFIKVQYLGYRLHGWQKQPDVKTVEGLITKTFGWIMPDAKYKILGTSRTDAMVSAEESAFELFLDHEPLEDLQEFLKLLNKNLPQDIRALSIEEVDDKFNIIQDSKTKEYAYLFSVGDKFHPFCAPFMANFQEDLNIEKMKQAAKLYQGQHNFKNYCVRVSENSTFEREMLRSEVVENTLYTANFFPENSYIFHIHAAGFLRHQVRLMMGTLIQVGRGELSLDQIEESLRPDTPHLQMDFIAPASGLILRKLEFD; from the coding sequence TTGTTCAGAAAAAGATTCTTTTATTTTATCAAAGTACAGTATTTAGGCTACCGTTTACATGGATGGCAAAAACAGCCTGATGTAAAAACTGTTGAAGGACTTATCACTAAAACATTTGGCTGGATCATGCCAGATGCAAAATATAAGATTCTTGGAACCAGCCGTACAGATGCTATGGTATCTGCGGAGGAGTCGGCATTTGAATTGTTTCTTGATCATGAACCTCTGGAAGATCTTCAGGAATTCCTTAAACTATTAAATAAAAATCTACCTCAGGATATTCGAGCTCTAAGTATCGAAGAAGTAGATGATAAATTCAATATCATACAGGATTCGAAAACCAAGGAATATGCCTATTTATTTAGTGTAGGTGATAAGTTTCATCCTTTTTGCGCGCCGTTTATGGCGAATTTTCAGGAAGATCTCAATATTGAAAAAATGAAACAAGCCGCTAAGCTCTATCAAGGCCAGCATAACTTTAAGAACTACTGCGTAAGAGTATCTGAAAATAGCACTTTTGAGCGTGAGATGTTAAGATCTGAAGTGGTTGAAAATACGCTTTATACTGCAAATTTCTTCCCTGAAAACTCCTATATATTTCATATCCATGCTGCAGGTTTTTTACGACACCAGGTTCGCTTAATGATGGGAACGCTAATACAGGTAGGGCGTGGAGAATTGAGTCTTGATCAAATTGAAGAAAGCTTAAGACCAGATACCCCGCACTTGCAAATGGACTTTATCGCTCCGGCATCTGGATTGATCCTGAGAAAACTCGAATTCGATTAG
- the corA gene encoding magnesium/cobalt transporter CorA, with product MAKRRKLLLRRPKHTKTVNQVPGTMTYVGHKESSETKLEVIDYNADQYERYTSNSPDDAFNYVDEKSVTWFNIDGLNNIGEIEKLGDYYELHPLVMEDIVNTGQRPKIEEYQDYLFIVAKMLYHKDGEIENEHISMIVGKNYVITFQESDGDVFDPIRERLETSKGRIRGKGADYLMFALLDAIIDNYFLVIDDMSDRIELLEESLFTNRPSDDIVYEIQDLKRNILRIRRAVFPLREVISRLEKMESEIIDPHTGNYIRDLYDHIIQISENIEIYREMIWGLMDMYMTTISNKMNEVMKVLTIMASIFIPLTFIAGIYGMNFEYIPELQWKYSYFVLWGVMIIIFLLMLYYFKRKKWL from the coding sequence ATGGCGAAACGAAGAAAGCTGTTGCTAAGGCGTCCCAAACATACAAAGACGGTAAACCAGGTGCCTGGAACAATGACCTATGTAGGGCATAAAGAATCTTCAGAAACCAAACTGGAAGTGATTGATTATAATGCCGATCAGTACGAAAGGTATACTTCCAATTCGCCAGATGACGCCTTTAATTATGTAGATGAAAAAAGTGTAACCTGGTTTAATATTGACGGACTAAATAATATTGGTGAGATCGAAAAACTGGGGGATTACTATGAATTGCATCCCCTCGTGATGGAAGACATCGTAAATACCGGGCAGCGACCTAAAATTGAAGAATACCAGGATTATCTTTTCATAGTTGCGAAAATGCTTTACCACAAGGATGGTGAAATAGAAAATGAGCATATTAGTATGATCGTTGGTAAAAATTATGTCATCACCTTTCAGGAATCTGATGGTGATGTTTTTGATCCTATCCGTGAACGTCTGGAAACTTCAAAAGGAAGGATAAGAGGTAAGGGAGCAGATTATTTGATGTTTGCGCTTCTTGATGCCATTATAGATAATTATTTCCTAGTGATCGATGATATGAGCGATCGTATCGAACTATTGGAAGAGAGCTTGTTTACAAACAGACCAAGTGATGATATCGTTTACGAGATCCAGGATCTTAAAAGAAATATTCTTCGAATTAGACGTGCTGTATTTCCTCTGCGGGAAGTGATAAGCCGACTGGAAAAAATGGAGAGTGAGATCATAGACCCACATACCGGAAATTATATTAGAGATCTATACGATCATATAATTCAGATATCAGAGAATATCGAAATCTATCGGGAAATGATCTGGGGTCTTATGGATATGTATATGACTACGATAAGTAACAAAATGAACGAGGTCATGAAAGTACTTACCATTATGGCGAGTATCTTTATTCCGCTTACCTTTATCGCTGGAATCTACGGAATGAATTTCGAATATATTCCGGAGTTGCAATGGAAGTATAGTTACTTTGTACTTTGGGGAGTAATGATCATCATATTCCTTTTAATGCTTTATTATTTTAAACGTAAAAAATGGCTTTAA
- a CDS encoding S9 family peptidase, with product MKNYLLVLIVFITFSSVNSQNQDSITAEDYANAEKFLSYNTNKKIYRSYVYPQWLENGNFWYRVTTRDGSEFVLVKSKTGAKSTFTTKEELLANIESGSEENGRYSRIEVASPDGNKLAYIKDWNLWIKDAVTGEETQLTKDGIENYGYATDNAGWRKSDKPILLWSPDSKKIATFRQDQRHVSDMYLASTKVGAPELQQWKYPLPGDEKVIQIERVIINTENSEIIPLKIPQDPRRGTLCDDISCSGAFDDNQWSEDSKELAFVSTSRDHKIAKFRIANATTGEVREVFEEKVDTQYESGQGSINWKYFPESSEIIWYSERDDWGHLYLYDSNTGKLKNQITKGEFVVTEVLKFNAEDRMIYFMANGKDQSMDPYFAQFYSIRFDGKRLQNLTPEDANHRISISPDSKYFVDNYSKPDTPNKAVLKKINGKQITELEKADITDLEADGWKPAKRISVKSRNGDWDLYGLMFTPTHLDENKSYPVVNYIYPGPQGGGVGSRSFYPSRSDHQALAELGFIVVIIDGTCNPNRSKSFHDACYGNMADNTLEDQISGLKQLAEKYPYMDLDRVGIWGHSGGGFATAAALFNYPEFYKVGISESGNHDNRNYEDDWGERYIGLLRKDEDGSSNYAKQANQNMAENLEGKLLLAHGAMDDNVPPYNTYLVVDALIEANKDFDLIIFPHARHGFGKDSYYMMRRRWDYFVEHLMNATPPQNYELGPKS from the coding sequence ATGAAAAACTACCTTTTAGTTCTTATTGTTTTTATTACGTTCTCCAGTGTGAATTCACAGAACCAGGATAGCATCACTGCTGAAGATTACGCGAATGCTGAAAAGTTCTTAAGTTATAATACTAATAAAAAGATTTACCGGAGCTACGTTTATCCCCAATGGCTGGAAAATGGAAATTTCTGGTATCGGGTTACCACCCGGGATGGTTCCGAGTTCGTTCTGGTTAAAAGTAAAACTGGTGCCAAAAGCACTTTTACTACCAAAGAAGAATTACTTGCAAACATCGAATCAGGTTCCGAAGAAAATGGAAGGTATTCGCGTATAGAAGTTGCTTCGCCAGACGGAAATAAATTAGCTTATATCAAGGACTGGAACTTATGGATCAAAGATGCTGTTACTGGTGAGGAGACACAATTAACTAAAGACGGAATCGAAAATTATGGTTATGCCACAGATAATGCCGGTTGGAGAAAAAGTGATAAGCCAATCTTGCTATGGTCTCCGGACTCTAAAAAGATCGCAACTTTTAGACAGGACCAGCGTCATGTAAGCGATATGTACCTTGCTTCAACTAAAGTTGGGGCGCCAGAACTTCAGCAGTGGAAATATCCGCTTCCGGGTGATGAAAAGGTAATTCAGATCGAGCGTGTTATTATAAATACAGAAAATTCAGAGATTATTCCATTAAAAATTCCGCAGGATCCAAGAAGAGGAACTCTTTGCGATGACATTAGTTGCTCTGGAGCTTTCGATGATAACCAGTGGAGCGAGGATTCCAAGGAACTGGCATTTGTTTCAACTTCAAGAGACCATAAAATAGCAAAGTTCAGAATTGCCAATGCAACTACGGGAGAGGTTCGTGAAGTTTTTGAAGAAAAAGTAGATACTCAGTATGAGTCTGGACAGGGGAGCATTAACTGGAAATATTTCCCTGAAAGCAGTGAGATCATCTGGTACTCTGAAAGAGATGATTGGGGTCATTTATATCTTTACGATTCTAATACCGGGAAACTCAAGAACCAGATTACCAAAGGTGAATTTGTTGTTACTGAAGTTTTAAAATTTAACGCTGAAGATCGTATGATCTATTTTATGGCAAATGGGAAGGATCAATCTATGGATCCCTATTTTGCTCAATTCTACAGTATTCGATTTGATGGCAAAAGATTACAGAATCTTACTCCTGAAGATGCTAATCATAGAATAAGCATCTCTCCAGATTCGAAGTATTTTGTAGATAATTATTCCAAACCAGATACTCCTAACAAGGCAGTCCTCAAAAAAATAAATGGAAAACAAATTACCGAGCTGGAGAAAGCAGATATAACAGATCTGGAAGCGGATGGCTGGAAACCTGCTAAGCGAATAAGTGTAAAGTCAAGAAATGGAGATTGGGATCTTTATGGCCTGATGTTTACGCCAACACACCTGGATGAGAACAAATCCTATCCAGTAGTAAACTATATATATCCAGGACCTCAAGGCGGAGGCGTTGGTTCCCGTTCATTCTATCCAAGCAGGAGTGATCACCAGGCACTGGCAGAACTCGGTTTTATAGTTGTTATCATCGATGGTACCTGCAACCCGAATCGTTCAAAATCTTTTCACGATGCCTGCTACGGAAATATGGCCGATAATACACTGGAAGATCAGATAAGTGGTTTAAAGCAGTTAGCTGAAAAGTATCCTTATATGGATCTGGATCGCGTTGGAATCTGGGGGCATTCTGGTGGTGGATTTGCCACTGCAGCTGCACTCTTTAATTATCCCGAATTCTATAAAGTAGGTATTTCTGAATCTGGAAACCATGATAACCGTAATTATGAGGATGACTGGGGCGAGCGTTATATAGGTTTATTGCGCAAAGATGAAGATGGTAGTTCAAATTATGCAAAACAAGCCAACCAGAACATGGCAGAGAATCTGGAAGGTAAATTGCTTCTGGCGCATGGTGCAATGGATGATAATGTACCACCTTATAATACATATCTGGTAGTTGATGCCCTTATTGAAGCCAATAAGGATTTCGACCTGATAATTTTTCCTCATGCGCGTCATGGCTTCGGAAAAGATTCGTATTATATGATGAGAAGACGCTGGGATTATTTTGTGGAACATTTGATGAATGCCACTCCCCCGCAGAATTATGAATTGGGACCAAAATCTTAA
- a CDS encoding lactonase family protein: MALKFTKIAKITACSVFILISSNISAQSEADADKEMNKMYVGTYTKKEGHVDGKAEGIYLLHQDPDNGSLTNCGTQAKIVNPSFVKTGRQGKFLYAVSELGPGDDKSGYIYSYQIQENGNLKEISKLSTGGHAPCHIALDRSGKFVFVSNYMGGVVATYKVMSDGALEKVNELKLPEAETAHAHTVKISGDNRTAYVADLGNDRLLVYKFDVASGTLSKHEDFQVQLPEGAGPRHLSLSRNGNFVYSMNELNSTVTTYKVLKGGALEIVQTLSSLPESYLDKNSGADIHIGKDGKYLYASNRGHNSIAIFSIDQVNGKLKNVDFVPVAGKTPRNFAISPFGKYLYAASQDTGNITTYTINPEDGKLKIQEPIFEIKTPVCLEFQK; encoded by the coding sequence ATGGCTTTAAAATTCACCAAGATCGCTAAGATTACTGCATGCAGTGTATTTATTCTGATAAGTTCTAATATTTCAGCTCAATCTGAAGCTGATGCAGACAAGGAAATGAATAAGATGTATGTAGGAACTTATACAAAGAAAGAAGGCCATGTAGATGGTAAAGCTGAAGGGATCTACTTGCTACATCAGGATCCAGATAATGGAAGTCTGACTAACTGCGGGACCCAGGCTAAGATTGTTAATCCTTCTTTCGTAAAGACGGGCCGGCAGGGTAAGTTTCTTTATGCGGTTAGTGAACTGGGACCTGGAGACGATAAGTCTGGATATATATACTCTTACCAAATCCAGGAGAATGGAAACCTTAAGGAAATTAGTAAACTTTCTACCGGAGGACATGCTCCCTGTCATATCGCCCTGGACAGATCTGGAAAGTTTGTATTCGTTAGTAATTATATGGGTGGGGTAGTGGCTACTTATAAAGTTATGTCTGATGGAGCACTTGAAAAGGTCAATGAATTAAAACTTCCTGAAGCTGAAACCGCTCATGCACATACGGTTAAGATAAGTGGTGATAATAGAACGGCATATGTTGCAGATCTGGGTAATGACCGACTTTTAGTGTACAAATTTGATGTTGCTAGTGGAACACTTTCAAAGCACGAAGATTTCCAGGTTCAACTTCCTGAAGGAGCTGGTCCAAGGCATTTAAGTTTGAGTAGAAATGGTAATTTCGTTTATAGCATGAATGAGCTGAATTCTACAGTGACCACCTATAAGGTCTTAAAGGGTGGCGCACTTGAAATTGTACAAACTCTTAGTTCATTGCCAGAAAGTTATTTGGATAAGAATTCTGGAGCAGATATCCATATTGGTAAAGATGGAAAATATCTATATGCCAGTAATCGCGGTCATAACAGTATTGCTATATTTAGTATAGATCAGGTCAACGGAAAATTGAAGAATGTAGATTTTGTTCCGGTAGCGGGGAAGACACCACGAAATTTTGCCATATCTCCTTTCGGAAAATACTTATATGCCGCCAGTCAGGATACTGGAAATATTACCACCTACACGATCAATCCTGAAGACGGAAAATTAAAGATTCAGGAACCTATTTTTGAGATTAAAACTCCGGTATGTCTGGAGTTTCAGAAATAA
- a CDS encoding succinylglutamate desuccinylase/aspartoacylase domain-containing protein, translating into MKEKLEENVDRIIGEYSSGKPGPLLFVTAGIHGNEPSGVFALKEVFKQLNKTKPEIEGKIVGVSGNQKALNENKRYIDEDLNRTWTEENIQKNDPQTHEQKEMFEIIEVLNEYSEKEHTKRYFLDCHTTSSASLPYVSVQEVNDNDDWAHNFPTYIIRGFSDIITGDIDHYLSRTGMTGFVFEAGQHTDDTSEENHEGVIWLALKEANQLDLSEISTYPECVERFSKKNAPDQKTFEIIHRHGLEDGDTFKMKEGYENFQKIEKGELLAEQNGEKVYSEWDAYIFMPLYQSQGNDGFFVVQDV; encoded by the coding sequence ATGAAAGAGAAGCTAGAAGAGAACGTAGACAGGATAATAGGAGAATATTCTTCAGGAAAACCAGGCCCGTTATTATTCGTAACAGCTGGAATTCATGGAAATGAACCAAGTGGTGTATTCGCCCTGAAGGAAGTTTTTAAACAACTGAATAAAACCAAACCTGAGATCGAGGGTAAAATTGTTGGAGTTTCCGGGAATCAGAAAGCACTTAATGAGAACAAACGTTATATAGACGAAGACCTCAACAGAACCTGGACAGAAGAAAATATTCAGAAAAATGATCCTCAAACTCATGAGCAAAAAGAAATGTTCGAGATCATTGAGGTACTAAATGAATATTCTGAAAAAGAACATACGAAAAGGTATTTTCTGGATTGCCATACTACCTCATCCGCAAGTTTACCGTATGTATCGGTGCAGGAAGTGAACGATAATGATGATTGGGCCCATAATTTCCCGACTTATATCATTAGAGGTTTTAGTGATATCATTACGGGAGACATCGACCATTATTTAAGCCGAACCGGAATGACTGGTTTTGTGTTCGAAGCTGGTCAACATACAGATGATACTTCGGAAGAAAATCACGAAGGGGTGATCTGGTTGGCTCTGAAGGAAGCAAATCAATTAGATCTTTCTGAAATTTCCACCTATCCTGAGTGTGTAGAAAGGTTCAGCAAAAAGAACGCTCCAGATCAAAAAACCTTCGAAATAATTCACCGCCATGGTTTGGAGGATGGAGATACTTTCAAAATGAAAGAAGGTTATGAGAATTTTCAGAAAATTGAAAAAGGCGAACTACTAGCCGAACAGAACGGCGAGAAAGTTTATAGCGAATGGGATGCTTATATTTTCATGCCGCTTTACCAGTCACAGGGAAACGATGGTTTCTTTGTTGTACAGGACGTATAG
- a CDS encoding GyrI-like domain-containing protein, with protein sequence MQPKIKEIDAVKLAGISKETSMANDKTEVLWKRFMSIKVKTPSLANRDLYSVEQYKKAFLKGEFDPQTKFEKWAAVEVDDYTELPEGLERLELEAGLYAVFRHRGTAQNFAGTAKYIFEDWLPKSEYQLDHRPHFEIMGSDYKGPDDPESLEDIYIPISPK encoded by the coding sequence ATGCAACCAAAGATAAAAGAAATTGACGCTGTTAAACTTGCTGGCATAAGCAAGGAAACCAGTATGGCAAATGATAAGACAGAAGTACTCTGGAAACGTTTTATGAGCATTAAAGTAAAGACACCATCTCTGGCGAATCGGGATCTGTATTCTGTAGAACAATATAAAAAAGCATTTTTAAAAGGCGAATTCGATCCTCAAACAAAATTTGAAAAATGGGCCGCTGTTGAGGTAGATGATTATACAGAATTGCCTGAAGGTCTAGAAAGACTTGAGCTGGAAGCCGGACTTTATGCCGTTTTCAGACATCGTGGAACCGCACAGAACTTTGCCGGAACCGCGAAATATATCTTTGAGGACTGGCTTCCTAAATCTGAATATCAGCTTGATCACCGCCCCCACTTTGAGATCATGGGAAGTGATTATAAAGGACCAGATGATCCTGAATCTCTCGAAGATATTTACATCCCGATTAGTCCAAAATAG
- the recQ gene encoding DNA helicase RecQ, whose protein sequence is MNEVKLLDTLKEYFGYEKFRPLQKKIIQSVFDGKDNLLIMPTGGGKSICYQLPAILLPEITLVISPLIALMKDQVDGLNANGVPAAYLNSSQTEDQREAIFKQIENKELKLIYVAPESLQIVDRFLVNGKVSLIAIDEAHCISSWGHDFRPAYTQLGYLKNRFPSTPILALTATADKATRNDICRQLNIPSAKKHIASFDRKNLSLEVKPGIKRFEQIAKFLNNRSSESGIVYCLSRKTTEELAAKLKAKGFKAEAYHAGIDHDQRSQIQDDFINDEKQIICATIAFGMGIDKSNIRWVIHYNMPKNLEGYYQEIGRAGRDGLESETLLFHSYADVIQLQKFASNAKNEEVQLAKLDRMKQYSEALSCRRKILLGYFGEYLQEDCGNCDICRNPPEFFDGTIIAQKALSCIYRLKASEPISVVIDVLRGSQNEVVRKNNYQDLSTYGIGKDISWQNWQQYIIQLINLGLLEIAFDKNNHLQLTENAKSVLFSKEKVFLADVKQQVEKAEKDKKESASNSLFEKLRQLRLSIAKEEDIPAYLIFNDAALKDMEKQRPMSDAEFLLIDGVGRKKMEDYGYRFIKEIIAFSKDKREKKPKTKRSKKSNTFKETLELYDRGLSIEKMAKEKGVSTNTIYAHLIKLYDEKEEINLHQFVPKSDLKVIKKAKSDLNDPNSLKAYFEHFEGAIPYETIKLGLKIIADK, encoded by the coding sequence ATGAATGAAGTTAAGCTGCTGGATACTCTGAAGGAGTATTTTGGATATGAGAAGTTTAGACCCTTACAGAAGAAGATCATACAGTCTGTATTCGATGGAAAAGATAACCTGTTGATCATGCCTACCGGTGGTGGGAAATCTATTTGTTATCAGCTTCCCGCAATTTTATTACCTGAAATTACGCTGGTAATCTCCCCGCTTATAGCACTTATGAAAGACCAGGTAGATGGTTTGAACGCCAATGGTGTTCCTGCCGCTTACCTCAACAGCAGCCAGACCGAAGATCAACGTGAAGCTATTTTCAAGCAAATTGAGAATAAAGAGCTTAAACTCATTTATGTTGCTCCGGAAAGTCTTCAAATCGTTGATCGATTCCTGGTAAATGGAAAAGTTAGTCTAATCGCCATCGATGAGGCACACTGTATCTCGAGTTGGGGACATGATTTTCGACCTGCATATACACAACTTGGATATCTTAAGAACAGGTTCCCTTCAACTCCAATTCTAGCGCTTACCGCAACTGCAGATAAAGCTACTAGAAATGATATTTGCCGACAGCTGAATATCCCTTCAGCTAAAAAACATATTGCTTCTTTTGACAGAAAGAATCTGAGCCTGGAAGTAAAACCTGGGATCAAGAGATTTGAGCAGATCGCTAAGTTTCTCAATAATCGTAGTTCTGAAAGTGGAATCGTTTATTGTCTAAGCCGAAAAACTACTGAAGAGCTTGCTGCCAAACTGAAGGCAAAAGGATTCAAAGCTGAAGCCTATCATGCAGGAATCGATCATGATCAACGTTCGCAGATACAGGATGACTTTATCAATGATGAAAAACAGATCATCTGTGCAACCATCGCCTTTGGAATGGGAATCGATAAATCTAATATCCGTTGGGTCATTCATTATAACATGCCAAAGAACCTGGAAGGATATTACCAGGAAATTGGACGTGCCGGTAGAGATGGACTGGAATCTGAAACACTTTTGTTTCATTCTTATGCTGATGTGATCCAGCTTCAAAAATTTGCTTCGAATGCAAAGAATGAAGAGGTACAATTGGCAAAGCTTGACAGAATGAAACAGTATTCTGAAGCACTTTCCTGTAGAAGGAAGATCCTGCTTGGTTATTTTGGAGAGTACCTTCAAGAGGATTGCGGTAATTGTGATATTTGCAGGAATCCACCGGAGTTCTTTGATGGTACGATCATCGCTCAAAAAGCACTTTCTTGTATCTACCGACTTAAAGCTTCTGAACCAATTTCCGTAGTTATCGATGTACTAAGGGGTTCACAAAATGAAGTGGTTCGAAAGAACAATTACCAGGATCTTTCTACCTATGGTATCGGGAAAGATATTTCCTGGCAAAACTGGCAGCAGTATATTATACAATTGATCAATCTTGGTTTGCTTGAAATCGCTTTTGATAAAAACAATCATCTTCAGTTAACTGAAAATGCAAAGTCAGTTCTATTCAGTAAAGAGAAGGTCTTTCTGGCAGATGTTAAACAGCAAGTGGAGAAAGCTGAAAAGGATAAAAAAGAGTCAGCTTCTAATTCGCTATTCGAAAAACTAAGACAGTTGAGACTTTCCATCGCAAAGGAAGAAGATATTCCTGCTTACCTCATTTTTAATGATGCAGCATTAAAGGACATGGAAAAACAACGTCCAATGTCTGATGCAGAATTCCTGCTGATAGACGGGGTTGGTCGTAAAAAAATGGAAGATTATGGGTATCGTTTTATTAAAGAGATCATTGCCTTCAGTAAAGATAAAAGGGAGAAAAAACCGAAAACTAAACGTTCTAAAAAGTCTAACACCTTTAAGGAAACACTGGAATTATATGATCGCGGATTGAGTATCGAGAAAATGGCAAAAGAAAAAGGTGTCTCAACAAATACGATCTACGCACACCTAATCAAACTTTATGACGAGAAGGAGGAAATCAACCTGCATCAGTTCGTTCCAAAATCTGATCTCAAAGTGATTAAAAAAGCAAAGTCTGATCTTAATGATCCTAATTCATTGAAAGCATACTTTGAACATTTTGAAGGAGCCATCCCTTATGAAACGATAAAATTAGGGCTGAAGATCATCGCTGATAAGTAA